One Arcobacter sp. FWKO B genomic window, AAGTTGGTAAGTTTTTTATGAGAACTGTAATTAGTGGTATTTTGGATAAAGAAAAATTTTTAAATGATATTAAAGCAGTATTGCCAATATCTGCTACTATTAAATTTACAAAACAACAAAAGAAAAATATTGTAATCCTTGCTACTAAAGAATCCCATGTTTTAGGTGATTTACTTATCAAAAACTATGAAGAAGAGTTAAATGCAAATGTACAAGCTGTTATTTCAAACCATGATTTACTAAAAGGGCTTGTTGAGAAGTTTGATGTTCCTTATCATACTTGTGATGCTACAAATCTTGATAGACAAGCTCATGAAGAAGAGTTGGCTAAAATTATAGATATGTATAATCCTGATATTATAGTTTTAGCTAAATATATGCGTATTTTGACACCTTGGATAGTGAGTCGCTATGAAGGAAAACTTCTTAATATTCATCACTCATTTTTACCAGCTTTTATTGGAGCAAATCCATATAAACAAGCTCATGAAAGGGGAGTTAAAATCATAGGTGCAACAGCACATTATGTTACAAATGACCTTGATGAAGGTCCTATTATTGCTCAAGATGTAGTAAGGGTAGATCACTCTTTTTCTTGGCAAGATATGAGAAAAGCTGGAAGAAATGTAGAAAAAGTTGTTCTCTCAACTGCTCTTGATTTGCTTCTTGAGGATAGAGTATTTGTATATAATAATAAAACGGTGATTTTGTAATCATGAAACATTTTAATATTGTATTACATGAGCCAAGAATCCCACAAAATACGGGAACTATAGGCAGACTTTGCTACGCTGCAAGTGCAAGCTTACATCTTATCAAGCCTTATGGCTTTGAGATTACAGAAAAAGCCTTAAGAAGGGCAGGACTTGATTATTGGAGTGAGCTTAAAGTTTATGAATATGAAAATATTGAAGAGTTTTGGAAGATTCATCCACTAAATGATAGACATTTTTTTGCAACTACAAAAACAACAAACTCTTATTTTGATTTAAGCTACCAAGAAGATGATTACTTTTATTTTGGTAGAGAAGATGCTGGTCTTCCAAAAGAGATAATTGAACTAAATGAAAAAAACAACATAAGAATACCGATGGTTGCAGAGGCAAGATCACTTAATATTGCAAATTCTGTCTCTATTGTTTTATATGAAGCTATAAGGCAGTGTGGAGTTTAATCCACACTTTATTTACTTAATATCAGTATTAGCCTCAACTCTTCTGTTTTCATATCTACCTTCAGCTGTATTATTATCAGCTATTGGTTTTGTCTCACCATAACCAACTGCATTAAGTCTTTTTGCTTCAATACCTTCTGATATTAATGCTTCTCTTACAGCTTCTGCTCTTCTTTGTGAAAGCTTTTGATTATAAGCATCATTTCCTATAGAATCAGTATGCCCTTCAATAGTAGCATTTAATAAAGGATTCTCTTTCATTATTTTTGCAAACTCTAAAACTTTTTCTTTGTATTCTGGTTTTATATTTGATTTATCAAAATCAAAATTTACTTGGAAGTTAAAGTTTAATGCACATCCATCTTTATCAACTTTTAGACCTTTTGGAGTATTTGGACATTTATCTAATGCATCTATTACTCCATCGCCATCAGTATCTTTTGGCTCTTCTTTTACTAGAGGTTTAGGCTCTTCTTTTGGTTCTTCTTTAACAACAACTGGTGCTGGTTTAGTTCCACCAAATTTAAAGCTCAATCCTATGCCTATCGTTTTGTCTTTGTCTTCTGTTTCTACTTTGTATGTATATCTACCTTCAGTAAAAATATCTACAACTTCAGTTAATTTATATCTTAAACCAACCCCAGCATTCCAAATTGTTTGAGAATTAAAGCTATTTAAACTTCTGCTAACTTTTTCATAACCACCACCTGCAAATACATAAGGTGTCAAAGTATCTTGTTTAAAATCATAAACAGCATTTACTATGTATCTATGAATGTTTGTTGTAAGTGTTGAATTTTTATAATCAACATCATCAGCAAATTCATATCCAACTTGCAAAGATAATGCATCTACCAATTCCCTTGATACTCTAATACCACCAGTTGCATA contains:
- the purU gene encoding formyltetrahydrofolate deformylase — translated: MSDQYVLLIDTKDQKGLVYHISEVIFKHNLNIEQNSEFVDEEVGKFFMRTVISGILDKEKFLNDIKAVLPISATIKFTKQQKKNIVILATKESHVLGDLLIKNYEEELNANVQAVISNHDLLKGLVEKFDVPYHTCDATNLDRQAHEEELAKIIDMYNPDIIVLAKYMRILTPWIVSRYEGKLLNIHHSFLPAFIGANPYKQAHERGVKIIGATAHYVTNDLDEGPIIAQDVVRVDHSFSWQDMRKAGRNVEKVVLSTALDLLLEDRVFVYNNKTVIL
- a CDS encoding tRNA (cytidine(34)-2'-O)-methyltransferase, whose protein sequence is MKHFNIVLHEPRIPQNTGTIGRLCYAASASLHLIKPYGFEITEKALRRAGLDYWSELKVYEYENIEEFWKIHPLNDRHFFATTKTTNSYFDLSYQEDDYFYFGREDAGLPKEIIELNEKNNIRIPMVAEARSLNIANSVSIVLYEAIRQCGV
- a CDS encoding OmpA family protein, which codes for MKKILVSACACFALTSTLVATEYKIEPVVTKSFTKSSSKVDDYATGGIRVSRELVDALSLQVGYEFADDVDYKNSTLTTNIHRYIVNAVYDFKQDTLTPYVFAGGGYEKVSRSLNSFNSQTIWNAGVGLRYKLTEVVDIFTEGRYTYKVETEDKDKTIGIGLSFKFGGTKPAPVVVKEEPKEEPKPLVKEEPKDTDGDGVIDALDKCPNTPKGLKVDKDGCALNFNFQVNFDFDKSNIKPEYKEKVLEFAKIMKENPLLNATIEGHTDSIGNDAYNQKLSQRRAEAVREALISEGIEAKRLNAVGYGETKPIADNNTAEGRYENRRVEANTDIK